One Curtobacterium herbarum genomic window carries:
- the metK gene encoding methionine adenosyltransferase, which translates to MTALRLFTSESVTEGHPDKICDQISDAILDALLTVDPHARVAVETMVTTGLVHVAGEVTTSGYVEIPQLVRDVITGIGYNSSDVSFDGRTCGVEISIGAQSPDIAQGVDESLDTRSGAGSDPLDRQGAGDQGIMFGFATNETPEYMPVAIWLAHRLAEKLAAVRKSGELTYLRPDGKTQVTVGYDGVTPKTVETVVLSTQHAPSVSLEQLTADITEHVIRPVLDLVDLDSSHVDVIVNPTGRFEIGGPQGDAGLTGRKVIVDTYGGASRHGGGAFSGKDPSKVDRSAAYALRWVAKNAVAAGLADRLEVQVAYAIGRAKPVGLYVESFGTGHVDDATIEAAITQVFDLRPAAIIRDLDLLTPKYAQTATYGHFGRELPGFTWEQLDRVEELRTAAGLVSATV; encoded by the coding sequence GTGACTGCGCTCCGTCTGTTCACGTCGGAATCGGTGACCGAAGGCCACCCCGACAAGATCTGCGACCAGATCTCGGACGCGATCCTGGACGCCCTGCTCACGGTCGACCCGCACGCGCGGGTCGCCGTCGAGACGATGGTGACGACCGGGCTCGTGCACGTCGCGGGAGAGGTCACGACCTCCGGCTACGTCGAGATCCCGCAGCTCGTCCGTGACGTCATCACCGGCATCGGGTACAACTCGTCCGACGTGAGCTTCGACGGTCGCACCTGCGGCGTCGAGATCTCGATCGGTGCGCAGTCCCCGGACATCGCCCAGGGCGTCGACGAGTCCCTCGACACCCGCTCGGGTGCTGGCTCGGACCCGCTCGACCGCCAGGGCGCGGGCGACCAGGGCATCATGTTCGGTTTCGCCACGAACGAGACGCCGGAGTACATGCCGGTCGCCATCTGGCTCGCACACCGCCTGGCCGAGAAGCTCGCCGCGGTCCGCAAGTCCGGTGAGCTGACCTACCTGCGCCCGGACGGCAAGACCCAGGTCACGGTCGGGTACGACGGCGTCACGCCGAAGACCGTCGAGACCGTGGTCCTGTCGACCCAGCACGCGCCGAGCGTCTCGCTCGAGCAGCTGACGGCCGACATCACCGAGCACGTGATCCGCCCGGTCCTCGACCTGGTGGACCTCGACTCGTCCCACGTCGACGTCATCGTGAACCCGACCGGTCGCTTCGAGATCGGCGGCCCGCAGGGTGACGCCGGGCTCACCGGCCGCAAGGTCATCGTCGACACGTACGGCGGGGCCTCCCGTCACGGCGGCGGTGCGTTCAGCGGCAAGGACCCGTCGAAGGTGGACCGTTCGGCGGCGTACGCGCTCCGCTGGGTCGCGAAGAACGCCGTCGCGGCCGGGCTCGCCGACCGCCTCGAGGTCCAGGTCGCCTACGCGATCGGCCGCGCCAAGCCGGTCGGTCTGTACGTCGAGTCCTTCGGCACCGGGCACGTGGACGACGCGACGATCGAGGCCGCGATCACGCAGGTGTTCGACCTGCGTCCGGCTGCGATCATCCGCGACCTCGACCTGCTGACCCCGAAGTACGCGCAGACCGCGACGTACGGCCACTTCGGTCGGGAACTGCCGGGCTTCACCTGGGAGCAGCTCGACCGCGTCGAGGAGCTCCGCACCGCGGCAGGACTCGTCTCCGCCACCGTCTGA
- a CDS encoding primosomal protein N', whose product MATVARVVLDSPLPQLDRLFDYRVPAEIEDDCVPGVRVRVPLRSGARMTDAYVVEVVSDDALSPENDFPGELSVVEELVSPVPVLAPEVWQLARAVADRAAGVASDVLRLAVPTRQVRPEKAWLARDLDHVPPRVTPAPVEGYGDAVVESVIDAGGRAAVSAIPHPVLLSAPTTAVADDGAGADPDDTADADTSAATGTSPDTPAPAPAPAPAPAPAPAPAQAPASEPGPTWVPGWAATLAQAAAHTLAGERSAVLAVPDFRDVADLERALLVLVPAERVVRFDAKQTNGQRARALLTARTHPVVAIGSRAAVYAPASELGLIALWDDGDPSFAEQRAPYVHTRDVALVRTAQSGAALLMVSHARSTDVQRLVELGWLQEIGPHRARVPKVIPTAHQTNADGYAAQARIPSSAWRAAREASHDGPVLVQVSNPGFGTGLVCTECGERAHCRVCGGPLGSPHAGSTPQCRFCGALAAGYRCPTCGNGKLKPVGQGAQRTADELGRAFPNTRIVVADGSRPIDEVPARPAVVVATRGAEPDVPGGYACVLLLDGERMLAREGLRVQEDVLRIWANAAAKGAAGAPVYLVGIGGKLANAMALWRLDVPAHEELTDRRELFFPPAVRVATLTGTDEAVTGAIEALGDAPVGPVLGPVPVDDPTPGTVRAIVRFPYGHGTEVAATLKAEVIRRSSTRRVVKGGTKRRAAPALRVRMDDAEPFSEV is encoded by the coding sequence GTGGCCACCGTCGCGCGTGTCGTCCTCGACTCGCCGCTCCCGCAGCTCGACCGTCTGTTCGACTACCGGGTGCCGGCCGAGATCGAGGACGACTGCGTGCCGGGGGTCCGGGTCCGGGTCCCGCTGCGCTCCGGCGCCCGGATGACCGACGCCTACGTGGTGGAGGTCGTGTCGGACGACGCACTGTCGCCGGAGAACGACTTCCCGGGGGAGCTGAGCGTTGTCGAGGAGCTCGTCAGCCCGGTCCCGGTGCTCGCGCCGGAGGTCTGGCAGCTCGCCCGTGCCGTGGCCGACCGGGCCGCCGGGGTCGCCAGCGACGTGCTGCGTCTCGCCGTCCCGACCCGGCAGGTCCGGCCCGAGAAGGCCTGGCTCGCGCGTGACCTCGACCACGTGCCTCCTCGGGTGACGCCGGCGCCCGTCGAGGGGTACGGCGACGCGGTCGTCGAGTCCGTGATCGACGCCGGAGGCCGTGCGGCCGTCAGCGCGATCCCGCACCCGGTCCTGCTCAGCGCCCCGACCACGGCGGTCGCGGACGACGGCGCGGGTGCCGATCCCGACGACACCGCCGACGCGGACACCAGCGCCGCAACCGGCACCAGCCCGGACACACCGGCACCGGCACCAGCACCGGCACCGGCACCAGCACCGGCACCAGCACCGGCACAGGCGCCTGCATCGGAACCGGGACCCACCTGGGTCCCCGGCTGGGCCGCGACCCTCGCCCAGGCCGCCGCGCACACCCTGGCGGGGGAGCGCTCCGCCGTCCTCGCCGTGCCCGACTTCCGCGACGTCGCCGACCTCGAGCGCGCCCTGCTCGTCCTGGTGCCCGCGGAGCGCGTGGTCCGCTTCGACGCGAAGCAGACGAACGGGCAGCGTGCCCGGGCCCTCCTGACCGCACGGACCCACCCGGTCGTCGCGATCGGCAGCCGTGCCGCCGTGTACGCCCCCGCCTCGGAGCTCGGCCTCATCGCGCTCTGGGACGACGGCGACCCGTCCTTCGCCGAGCAGCGCGCCCCGTACGTGCACACCCGCGACGTCGCCCTGGTGCGCACGGCCCAGTCCGGGGCCGCGCTGCTGATGGTGTCGCACGCCCGGAGCACCGACGTGCAGCGGCTCGTCGAGCTCGGGTGGCTGCAGGAGATCGGTCCGCACCGCGCCCGGGTGCCGAAGGTGATCCCGACGGCCCACCAGACGAACGCCGACGGCTACGCCGCACAGGCCCGGATCCCGAGCAGCGCCTGGCGTGCGGCGCGGGAGGCCAGCCACGACGGCCCCGTGCTCGTCCAGGTGTCGAACCCGGGCTTCGGCACGGGCCTGGTCTGCACCGAGTGCGGCGAACGTGCGCACTGCCGGGTGTGCGGTGGTCCACTCGGCAGCCCGCACGCCGGGTCGACCCCGCAGTGCCGGTTCTGCGGCGCTCTCGCGGCCGGGTACCGCTGCCCGACGTGCGGCAACGGCAAGCTCAAGCCCGTGGGGCAGGGTGCCCAGCGCACCGCGGACGAACTCGGTCGTGCCTTCCCGAACACCCGGATCGTGGTGGCCGACGGGTCACGCCCGATCGACGAGGTCCCGGCCCGTCCCGCGGTCGTCGTCGCCACGCGCGGCGCCGAACCCGACGTCCCCGGCGGGTACGCCTGCGTGCTGCTGCTCGACGGTGAGCGGATGCTGGCGCGCGAGGGGCTGCGGGTGCAGGAGGACGTCCTGCGGATCTGGGCGAACGCTGCGGCGAAGGGCGCTGCCGGTGCGCCGGTGTACCTCGTCGGCATCGGCGGGAAGCTCGCGAACGCGATGGCCCTCTGGCGGCTCGACGTCCCCGCGCACGAGGAACTCACCGACCGTCGTGAGCTGTTCTTCCCACCCGCCGTCCGGGTCGCGACCCTGACCGGGACGGACGAGGCGGTGACCGGCGCGATCGAGGCCCTCGGCGATGCACCCGTCGGTCCGGTCCTCGGTCCGGTGCCCGTCGACGACCCGACGCCGGGGACGGTCCGGGCGATCGTGCGCTTCCCCTACGGGCACGGCACCGAGGTCGCGGCGACCCTCAAGGCCGAGGTGATCCGCCGGTCGTCGACGCGGCGGGTCGTCAAGGGCGGGACGAAGCGCCGTGCCGCCCCGGCCCTCCGGGTCCGGATGGACGACGCGGAACCGTTCTCGGAGGTCTGA
- a CDS encoding DUF4383 domain-containing protein, whose translation MTDRLSTPAPTSFAETPVQKGTLVVGIVFLLVGIAGFVPGLTTGDLGGAGNGSMGMLLGIFQVSVLHNIVHLLFGIVGVAAARRASGARFYLVVGGVVYSVLWIYGLFTANSDSAANFVPLNWADNWLHLVLAIGMVALGVVLSRGRRAPVGAERTAR comes from the coding sequence ATGACCGACCGACTCTCCACCCCCGCACCCACGAGCTTCGCCGAGACCCCCGTCCAGAAGGGCACCCTCGTCGTCGGCATCGTCTTCCTGCTCGTCGGCATCGCCGGCTTCGTCCCCGGCCTGACCACCGGCGACCTCGGCGGAGCCGGCAACGGCTCGATGGGCATGCTGCTCGGCATCTTCCAGGTGTCCGTCCTGCACAACATCGTCCACCTGCTCTTCGGCATCGTCGGTGTCGCGGCAGCCCGCCGTGCCAGTGGCGCGCGCTTCTACCTGGTCGTCGGAGGCGTCGTGTACTCCGTCCTCTGGATCTACGGCCTGTTCACCGCCAACAGCGACAGCGCCGCGAACTTCGTGCCGCTGAACTGGGCCGACAACTGGCTGCACCTGGTCCTGGCGATCGGCATGGTCGCCCTCGGGGTCGTGCTCTCGCGCGGCCGTCGGGCGCCGGTCGGCGCGGAGCGCACTGCTCGCTGA
- a CDS encoding methionyl-tRNA formyltransferase produces the protein MRLVVAGSPAAAVPTLRALAASDHEIGAVLTRPPTPQGRKRVLTPTPVAQVAAELGLPVIEASRVDDEVTARIAALGVDLGVIVAYGALLRRPALDAPRLGWVNLHFSDLPAYRGAAPVQRAVMAGDTTTAATVFQLVEALDAGPVYASEPFTIDPEATSGEVLAAMAETGADVVVRVVDALARGTATATEQVGSPTTAPKLTLEDGRTDFAASAHLVHARLRGVTPEPGAFAHLGETRVKLLRAHRLAARDGRPGGTGGSAPDLAPGALRLVDGALLVGTADEPLVLAEVQPAGKKAMDAAAWARGLGPLDGKVLA, from the coding sequence ATGCGTCTCGTCGTCGCCGGCAGCCCTGCTGCCGCGGTCCCCACCCTCCGTGCTCTGGCGGCGTCCGACCACGAGATCGGGGCGGTGCTCACCCGCCCGCCGACACCGCAGGGCCGGAAGCGCGTGCTCACGCCGACGCCGGTCGCGCAGGTCGCGGCGGAGCTCGGACTGCCGGTGATCGAGGCCTCCCGCGTGGACGACGAGGTCACCGCCCGGATCGCTGCGCTCGGCGTCGACCTCGGCGTGATCGTCGCCTACGGTGCGCTGCTCCGCCGGCCGGCGCTCGACGCCCCGCGGCTCGGCTGGGTCAACCTGCACTTCTCGGACCTGCCGGCGTACCGCGGCGCCGCGCCCGTCCAGCGGGCCGTGATGGCCGGCGACACCACCACCGCGGCGACGGTCTTCCAGCTGGTCGAGGCCCTGGACGCCGGCCCGGTCTACGCGTCCGAGCCGTTCACGATCGACCCGGAGGCCACCTCCGGCGAGGTCCTCGCCGCGATGGCCGAGACCGGAGCGGACGTGGTCGTGCGGGTCGTCGACGCCCTCGCTCGGGGCACGGCCACGGCGACCGAGCAGGTCGGGTCGCCGACGACGGCCCCGAAGCTGACGCTCGAGGACGGCCGGACCGACTTCGCCGCCTCCGCGCACCTGGTGCACGCCCGCCTCCGCGGCGTCACCCCGGAACCGGGTGCGTTCGCGCACCTCGGCGAGACCCGGGTGAAGCTGCTGCGGGCCCACCGGCTCGCCGCGCGCGACGGCCGGCCGGGAGGCACGGGGGGCTCCGCCCCGGACCTCGCCCCCGGTGCGCTCCGGCTCGTGGACGGCGCCCTGCTGGTCGGGACGGCGGACGAACCGCTCGTGCTGGCCGAGGTGCAGCCGGCCGGCAAGAAGGCGATGGACGCCGCGGCCTGGGCCCGCGGGCTCGGACCGCTCGACGGGAAGGTGCTCGCATGA
- a CDS encoding RsmB/NOP family class I SAM-dependent RNA methyltransferase, with protein MSAEQGRARGGQRGGQGGAQHGGQRGAGAGVGRTGGRPGGRPREPRQVSARRVAFDVLRAVQVDDAYANLLLPTRIRRAGLSARDAGFATELTYGTIRMIGRYDVVVAVASGRRADLIEADVLDVMRLGVHQLLGMRTPTHAAVSATVELAREVGVARATGFVNAVMRKVAGKTPEEWDALVTAGLGGEALLATRWSHPVWVVSALRDALAAERSRDELVALLAADNEAPRVQLAALPGVATAEDVEQATARSTSDDVAAGDEPPVGPADHDGTEADAAGRSDDAGRSDDATHDPVPAAPDLPVSPVGIRGVTGDPARVPGVAAGRLRVQDEGSQLAALALSRSSEVRAGERWLDLCAGPGGKAALLAAEAAQGGATLTANELVPARVGLVREALRDFRDTVTVVEGDGRRYGHDGSGVTYDRILLDAPCTGLGALRRRPEARWRKQPDDVAELALLQEELLEAAVRVLAPGGTLAYVTCSPHLAETRGQVDALMRRHGDLLEQLDTASVVRSVAARDPQVADGRTAQLWPHRIGTDAMFIALFRRTV; from the coding sequence ATGAGCGCGGAACAGGGACGCGCCCGTGGTGGACAGCGCGGCGGGCAGGGCGGCGCGCAGCACGGCGGCCAGCGCGGCGCCGGTGCCGGTGTCGGCCGGACCGGCGGGCGTCCCGGTGGTCGACCGCGGGAGCCCCGGCAGGTGAGCGCCCGTCGCGTGGCGTTCGACGTCCTGCGCGCCGTCCAGGTCGACGACGCCTACGCGAACCTGCTCCTGCCGACGCGCATCCGCCGCGCCGGTCTGAGCGCCCGCGACGCTGGCTTCGCCACCGAGCTCACCTACGGCACGATCCGGATGATCGGTCGGTACGACGTGGTGGTCGCGGTGGCGTCCGGACGTCGGGCGGACCTCATCGAGGCCGACGTCCTCGACGTCATGCGCCTCGGCGTGCACCAGCTCCTCGGCATGCGGACGCCGACGCACGCGGCGGTCTCCGCGACGGTCGAGCTCGCACGCGAGGTCGGCGTCGCCCGCGCCACCGGCTTCGTGAACGCCGTGATGCGGAAGGTCGCCGGCAAGACCCCGGAGGAGTGGGACGCCCTGGTGACGGCCGGCCTCGGCGGGGAGGCCCTCCTCGCGACGCGCTGGTCACACCCGGTCTGGGTCGTGTCCGCGCTCCGGGACGCCCTGGCCGCGGAACGGTCCCGCGACGAACTCGTCGCACTCCTCGCGGCGGACAACGAGGCACCGCGGGTCCAGCTCGCGGCGCTGCCCGGGGTCGCGACCGCCGAGGACGTCGAGCAGGCGACCGCGCGCTCGACGTCGGACGACGTCGCGGCGGGGGACGAGCCTCCCGTCGGTCCGGCCGACCACGACGGCACGGAGGCCGACGCCGCCGGCCGCTCCGACGACGCCGGCCGCTCCGACGACGCGACGCACGATCCCGTGCCGGCCGCGCCCGACCTGCCGGTCTCGCCCGTCGGCATCCGCGGCGTCACCGGCGACCCGGCGCGTGTGCCCGGCGTCGCCGCCGGCCGCCTCCGTGTCCAGGACGAGGGCTCGCAGCTCGCCGCCCTCGCGCTGTCCCGCTCCTCCGAGGTCCGCGCCGGCGAGCGGTGGCTCGACCTCTGCGCCGGACCCGGCGGCAAGGCCGCGCTCCTCGCCGCCGAGGCCGCCCAGGGCGGCGCCACCCTCACGGCCAACGAACTCGTCCCCGCCCGGGTCGGGCTCGTCCGGGAGGCCCTCCGCGACTTCCGCGACACCGTCACCGTGGTCGAGGGCGACGGCCGCCGCTACGGCCACGACGGCTCCGGCGTCACCTACGACCGCATCCTGCTCGACGCCCCCTGCACCGGCCTCGGCGCGCTGCGTCGCCGTCCGGAGGCCCGCTGGCGGAAGCAGCCGGACGACGTCGCCGAACTCGCGCTCCTGCAGGAGGAACTGCTCGAGGCCGCGGTCCGCGTGCTCGCACCGGGCGGCACCCTGGCGTACGTGACGTGCTCGCCGCACCTGGCCGAGACGCGCGGCCAGGTGGACGCCCTGATGCGCCGGCACGGGGACCTGCTCGAGCAGCTCGACACCGCCTCGGTGGTCCGCTCGGTCGCCGCACGGGACCCGCAGGTGGCGGACGGCCGCACCGCGCAGCTCTGGCCGCACCGGATCGGCACCGACGCGATGTTCATCGCCCTGTTCCGCCGGACGGTCTGA
- the rpe gene encoding ribulose-phosphate 3-epimerase, whose amino-acid sequence MTIRISPSILSADFANLERELQRIETADMVHVDVMDNHFVPNLTLGLPIVQRLQQVSPVPLDVHLMITDADTEAPKYAETGAASVTFHFEAASDPVATAAAIRSNGARAAVAVKPGTPVTQVLHHLDAYDMILLMTVEPGFGGQAFMTSVMPKLADARAAVDASGLDVWLEVDGGIAVDTVPEAVRSGADTLVAGSAVYGGEPAARITDLRAAAQRALADR is encoded by the coding sequence GTGACGATCCGCATCTCGCCGAGCATCCTGTCCGCCGACTTCGCGAACCTCGAGCGCGAACTCCAGCGCATCGAGACCGCCGACATGGTGCACGTCGACGTCATGGACAACCACTTCGTGCCGAACCTGACGCTCGGCCTGCCGATCGTGCAGCGCCTGCAGCAGGTGTCGCCGGTGCCGCTCGACGTGCACCTGATGATCACCGACGCCGACACCGAGGCGCCGAAGTACGCCGAGACCGGCGCCGCGAGCGTCACCTTCCACTTCGAGGCGGCGTCCGACCCGGTGGCCACCGCGGCCGCGATCCGGTCGAACGGGGCCCGCGCCGCCGTCGCCGTGAAGCCCGGCACCCCGGTCACGCAGGTGCTGCACCACCTCGACGCCTACGACATGATCCTGCTCATGACCGTCGAACCCGGGTTCGGCGGGCAGGCGTTCATGACCTCGGTGATGCCGAAGCTCGCCGACGCCCGGGCCGCGGTCGACGCGTCGGGGCTCGACGTCTGGCTCGAGGTCGACGGCGGCATCGCGGTCGACACCGTGCCCGAGGCGGTCCGGAGCGGTGCGGACACCCTCGTCGCCGGCTCCGCGGTCTACGGCGGCGAGCCGGCCGCACGCATCACCGATCTCCGGGCGGCGGCGCAGCGTGCCCTCGCGGACCGGTAG
- a CDS encoding phosphoribosyl-ATP diphosphatase has protein sequence MKTFDDLFAELTEKARTRPDGSGTVAELDAGVHQIGKKIVEEAAEVWMAAEYEGDERTSEEISQLVYHLQVLMIAKGLTPADVWRHL, from the coding sequence GTGAAGACGTTCGACGACCTGTTCGCGGAGCTGACCGAGAAGGCGCGCACGCGCCCGGACGGCTCCGGCACCGTCGCCGAACTGGATGCCGGCGTGCACCAGATCGGCAAGAAGATCGTGGAGGAAGCCGCCGAGGTCTGGATGGCGGCCGAGTACGAGGGCGACGAGCGCACCTCGGAAGAGATCTCGCAGCTCGTGTACCACCTGCAGGTCCTCATGATCGCGAAGGGCCTGACCCCGGCGGACGTCTGGCGACATCTGTAG
- the hisG gene encoding ATP phosphoribosyltransferase — translation MLRIAVPNKGSLSETASEMLREAGYAGRRDPKALHLIDERNGVEFFFLRPRDIATYVGSGALDVGITGRDLLLDSGSTAHEVDALGFADSTFRFAGAPGRYSTLQDLEGVRVATSYPGLVGEFLAQHGVTATLVKLDGAVESAVRLGVADAVADVVSTGSTLRAAGLEIFGPVILESTAVLITTDETIAGIDVLRRRLQGVLVARGYVMLDYDIPSALLEQATAIASGIESPTVSPLHDRDWSAVRVMIPRDDANLIMDALYDLGARAILVSPIHAARL, via the coding sequence ATGCTCCGCATCGCCGTGCCCAACAAGGGCTCACTGTCCGAGACCGCCTCCGAGATGCTGCGGGAGGCCGGGTACGCCGGTCGCCGTGACCCGAAGGCCCTGCATCTCATCGACGAGCGCAACGGGGTGGAGTTCTTCTTCCTCCGGCCGCGCGACATCGCCACCTACGTCGGCTCCGGCGCGCTCGACGTCGGCATCACCGGCCGCGACCTGCTGCTCGACTCCGGCTCCACCGCGCACGAGGTCGACGCGCTCGGCTTCGCGGACTCCACCTTCCGCTTCGCCGGTGCCCCAGGTCGGTACAGCACGCTGCAGGACCTCGAGGGCGTGCGGGTCGCCACGAGCTACCCCGGCCTGGTCGGGGAGTTCCTCGCGCAGCACGGCGTCACCGCGACCCTCGTCAAGCTCGACGGCGCCGTCGAGAGCGCCGTCCGGCTCGGGGTCGCCGACGCCGTCGCCGACGTCGTCTCCACCGGCAGCACGCTCCGTGCCGCAGGGCTCGAGATCTTCGGCCCGGTCATCCTCGAGTCCACCGCGGTGCTCATCACCACCGACGAGACGATCGCCGGCATCGACGTGCTCCGTCGCCGACTGCAGGGCGTCCTGGTCGCCCGCGGCTACGTGATGCTCGACTACGACATCCCGTCCGCGCTGCTCGAGCAGGCGACCGCGATCGCTTCGGGCATCGAGTCGCCGACGGTCTCGCCGCTGCACGACCGCGACTGGTCGGCCGTCCGCGTGATGATCCCGCGCGACGACGCGAACCTCATCATGGACGCGCTCTACGACCTCGGCGCCCGGGCGATCCTGGTCAGCCCGATCCACGCCGCACGCCTGTGA
- the hisF gene encoding imidazole glycerol phosphate synthase subunit HisF has translation MTAAAEPGVAATALGGVSVRVIPCLDVSGGRVVKGVNFLDLQDAGDPVELAARYYEQGADELTFLDVGATVENRATMWDTVTRTAEQVFIPLTVGGGVRSVDDVARLQQCGADKIGVNSAAIARPGLVSEIADRFGAQAVVLSLDVKRAERMPSGFVVTTHGGRTETDVDAIAWAREAVERGAGELLVNSIDADGTKNGFDLELVAAVRAVSSVPVIASGGAGHVAHFAPAVDAGADAVLAASVFHRGEMTVGDVKDALRATGHVVR, from the coding sequence GTGACCGCCGCAGCCGAGCCGGGCGTCGCCGCCACCGCGCTGGGCGGCGTCTCGGTCCGCGTCATCCCGTGCCTGGACGTCTCCGGCGGTCGGGTCGTCAAGGGCGTCAACTTCCTCGACCTGCAGGACGCCGGCGACCCCGTCGAGCTCGCCGCGCGCTACTACGAGCAGGGCGCCGACGAGCTGACGTTCCTCGACGTCGGGGCCACGGTCGAGAACCGCGCCACGATGTGGGACACCGTCACCCGGACCGCCGAGCAGGTCTTCATCCCGCTGACCGTCGGCGGCGGGGTCCGCAGCGTCGACGACGTCGCCCGGCTGCAGCAGTGCGGCGCGGACAAGATCGGCGTCAACAGCGCTGCGATCGCCCGCCCCGGGCTGGTGTCCGAGATCGCCGACCGGTTCGGCGCACAGGCCGTCGTCCTGTCGCTCGACGTCAAGCGCGCCGAACGGATGCCGTCCGGCTTCGTCGTCACCACCCACGGCGGCCGCACCGAGACCGACGTCGACGCGATCGCCTGGGCGCGCGAGGCAGTCGAGCGCGGCGCGGGGGAGCTCCTCGTCAACTCAATCGACGCCGACGGCACGAAAAACGGCTTCGACCTCGAACTCGTCGCCGCGGTCCGTGCGGTGTCCTCGGTGCCGGTGATCGCCTCGGGAGGCGCGGGGCACGTCGCGCACTTCGCCCCCGCCGTCGACGCGGGTGCCGACGCGGTCCTCGCGGCGAGCGTCTTCCACCGCGGCGAGATGACCGTCGGTGACGTCAAGGACGCGCTCCGCGCCACCGGCCACGTCGTCCGCTGA